One stretch of Streptomyces sp. 135 DNA includes these proteins:
- a CDS encoding DUF5949 family protein, whose amino-acid sequence MTSSTAVTPEKQGSLLGTLIIVPWANEPAPDSEGPVTPFLLVCSRGDGREGPEAGTKALRAELEKAGLPVGENMTDLTRETRSSVSLLVEAEQAVLTLPFLHVQCPVSPQWQKAAYESGSAYLMCALRPWPEAVQGKPVGAEQLRAFVSDEQMVPTSARCLVPVRRVRT is encoded by the coding sequence ATGACCTCTTCCACCGCCGTAACGCCGGAAAAGCAGGGCTCCCTCCTGGGCACCCTCATCATCGTCCCGTGGGCCAATGAACCCGCACCCGACTCCGAGGGCCCCGTGACGCCGTTCCTGCTGGTCTGTTCGCGCGGGGACGGCCGTGAGGGCCCCGAGGCGGGCACGAAGGCGCTGCGGGCCGAGCTGGAGAAGGCCGGCCTCCCGGTCGGCGAGAACATGACGGACCTGACGCGCGAGACCCGCAGCTCGGTCTCGCTGCTGGTGGAGGCCGAACAGGCGGTGCTCACCCTGCCCTTCCTGCACGTCCAGTGCCCGGTCTCCCCGCAGTGGCAGAAGGCGGCCTACGAGAGCGGCTCGGCCTACCTGATGTGCGCGCTGCGCCCGTGGCCCGAAGCCGTACAGGGAAAGCCGGTCGGCGCGGAGCAGCTGCGGGCGTTCGTCTCGGACGAGCAGATGGTGCCGACCAGCGCCCGCTGCCTGGTGCCGGTCCGCAGGGTCCGTACCTGA
- a CDS encoding GAF and ANTAR domain-containing protein, with the protein MVDLVLSATREEPERLPLRLCRALCEGLPADGASLAFLTETPYRQLLHATDPLTLRLEELQFLADEGPCVTAAISGKPVLVEDFRRPLTRWPLFETVMTDELEQVGAVHVLPLTFDDKVFGTVELMRHEPVSLEDDASDREMVRQAEAAARAVSRVMLPSFWRLLAHGELPLWKPSDQIDTHWGTTHQASDKLAAHLDISPEEALARLRASAFVTGRPLPEIAREINDTPSGGPSWPSP; encoded by the coding sequence GTGGTGGATCTGGTGCTGTCCGCCACCCGGGAAGAGCCCGAGCGACTGCCCCTGCGACTGTGCCGGGCGCTCTGCGAGGGGCTGCCCGCCGACGGAGCCAGCCTGGCCTTTCTGACCGAGACCCCTTACCGCCAGCTGCTCCACGCCACGGATCCGCTGACGCTCCGCCTGGAGGAACTCCAGTTCCTGGCGGACGAGGGGCCCTGCGTGACCGCCGCGATCAGCGGCAAGCCGGTCCTGGTCGAGGATTTCCGGCGGCCGCTGACGCGCTGGCCGTTGTTCGAAACCGTCATGACGGACGAGCTGGAGCAGGTCGGAGCCGTCCACGTCCTTCCCCTGACCTTCGACGACAAGGTCTTCGGGACGGTGGAACTCATGCGCCACGAGCCGGTCTCCCTGGAGGACGACGCGTCGGACAGAGAGATGGTCCGGCAGGCGGAAGCGGCCGCGCGGGCCGTCTCCCGGGTCATGCTGCCCTCCTTCTGGCGGCTGCTGGCGCACGGTGAACTGCCGCTGTGGAAGCCCTCCGACCAGATCGACACGCACTGGGGCACCACCCACCAGGCCAGCGACAAGCTCGCCGCCCACCTGGACATCTCCCCCGAGGAAGCCCTCGCGCGCCTGCGGGCATCCGCCTTCGTCACCGGGCGGCCCCTTCCGGAGATCGCCCGGGAGATCAACGACACGCCCTCCGGTGGTCCCTCCTGGCCCTCGCCGTGA
- a CDS encoding FG-GAP-like repeat-containing protein encodes MPKKFRMALAGAATAALTGSLLAAGSAPAGAAPAPGADRIRADFNGDGYGDLAISAPLAKVAGKSGAGQVSVVYGTAAGLDTTKRTLIDQATAGIPGTPETGDYFGDRITTGDLDDDGYTDLIVGVHAERIGSTDDFGALTVVWGGASGLGTGTDISSPLPEYRSELGWSVATGDFDGDGKTDLAAANNASPGLNIFKGPISRTGKAAALTGIDTQDATGINTDKIVTGDVDGDAATDLLVMGQEQTSAGGYRTRSVLYRGGTTPKPAGKVAGGYAATIADVDKDGFGDIVTGNFMEKSADEPNGGPGGAVTVTYGSATGLSTRTPVRITQDTAGVPGAAEKGDSFGWSLAAGDTNGDGYADIAVGAATETLGSAKKAGSVVVLRGSAGGLTGAGSKAFSQNTSGVPGTAETSDCFGASVELTDADGNGRAELVAGAYGENDGAGAVWLFKSTSAGVSATGSKSVSGPGLGGPAGTSYFGDVLQG; translated from the coding sequence ATGCCCAAGAAGTTCCGTATGGCCCTGGCCGGAGCCGCCACGGCCGCTCTGACCGGATCGCTGCTGGCCGCGGGGTCGGCTCCGGCCGGTGCGGCGCCCGCCCCGGGGGCGGACCGGATACGCGCCGACTTCAACGGGGACGGCTACGGCGACCTCGCGATCTCCGCTCCCCTGGCCAAGGTCGCGGGCAAGTCCGGCGCGGGCCAGGTCTCCGTGGTCTACGGCACCGCCGCCGGCCTCGACACCACCAAGCGGACCCTGATCGACCAGGCCACCGCCGGCATCCCCGGCACCCCGGAGACCGGCGACTACTTCGGCGACCGGATCACCACCGGCGACCTCGACGACGACGGCTACACCGACCTGATCGTCGGCGTACACGCCGAGCGCATCGGCAGCACCGACGACTTCGGCGCGCTCACCGTGGTCTGGGGCGGCGCGAGCGGGCTCGGCACGGGCACCGACATCTCCTCGCCCCTGCCCGAGTACCGCAGCGAGCTGGGCTGGTCGGTGGCCACCGGTGACTTCGACGGCGACGGCAAGACCGACCTGGCGGCCGCCAACAACGCCTCGCCGGGGCTGAACATCTTCAAGGGCCCGATCTCCCGGACCGGCAAGGCCGCGGCACTCACCGGCATCGACACCCAGGACGCGACCGGCATCAACACCGACAAGATCGTCACCGGTGACGTCGACGGCGACGCGGCCACCGACCTGCTGGTCATGGGGCAGGAGCAGACCAGCGCCGGCGGCTACCGCACGCGCAGCGTCCTCTACCGGGGCGGTACGACGCCCAAGCCGGCCGGCAAGGTGGCGGGCGGTTACGCCGCGACGATCGCCGACGTCGACAAGGACGGCTTCGGCGACATCGTCACCGGCAACTTCATGGAGAAGTCGGCGGACGAGCCGAACGGCGGTCCCGGTGGCGCGGTCACCGTCACCTACGGCAGCGCGACCGGCCTGAGCACCCGCACCCCGGTGCGCATCACCCAGGACACGGCGGGCGTGCCCGGCGCCGCGGAGAAGGGCGACTCCTTCGGCTGGAGCCTGGCGGCGGGGGACACCAACGGTGACGGTTACGCCGACATCGCGGTCGGCGCGGCCACCGAGACGCTGGGCTCCGCGAAGAAGGCCGGCTCGGTCGTCGTCCTGCGCGGCTCGGCGGGCGGCCTGACCGGCGCGGGCTCGAAGGCGTTCTCGCAGAACACCTCGGGCGTCCCCGGCACGGCGGAGACCTCGGACTGCTTCGGCGCCTCGGTCGAGCTGACGGACGCCGACGGCAACGGCCGGGCCGAGCTCGTGGCGGGGGCCTACGGGGAGAACGACGGCGCCGGCGCCGTCTGGCTCTTCAAGAGCACCTCTGCCGGGGTCTCGGCGACCGGCTCGAAGTCGGTCAGCGGCCCGGGGCTCGGCGGGCCCGCGGGCACGTCGTACTTCGGTGACGTGCTCCAGGGCTGA
- a CDS encoding ankyrin repeat domain-containing protein: protein MAVLDVDDPQAVAVTAAIRSGDVFALQELLGARPGLAASWIRQEGEAAGTRSLLHIATDWPGHFPAGPEVIGVLVAAGADPDARFVGAHRETPLHWAASSDDVAAIDALLAAGADIEADGGVIGGGTPLADARGFGQWRAARRLVEHGARTTLRDEAALGLLDRVRARLTGAAADTPDMSRTPDADDLDGAFWGACHGGHLATARLLLERGAALDRVGYDGMTPLDIAVATDDADDVAAWLREQGARTGAEL, encoded by the coding sequence ATGGCAGTTCTCGACGTGGACGATCCGCAGGCCGTCGCGGTGACCGCCGCGATCCGCTCCGGTGACGTATTCGCGCTCCAGGAGCTCCTCGGGGCCCGCCCGGGCCTCGCCGCCTCGTGGATCAGACAGGAGGGCGAGGCCGCGGGGACGCGCTCCCTGCTGCACATCGCCACGGACTGGCCGGGGCACTTCCCCGCGGGGCCCGAGGTCATCGGTGTCCTCGTCGCGGCCGGCGCCGACCCCGACGCCCGCTTCGTCGGCGCCCACCGCGAGACGCCGCTGCACTGGGCGGCCTCCAGCGACGACGTCGCGGCGATCGACGCCCTTCTCGCGGCCGGTGCGGACATCGAGGCGGACGGCGGGGTCATCGGGGGCGGCACACCGCTGGCCGACGCGCGCGGGTTCGGCCAGTGGCGGGCGGCGCGGCGGCTGGTGGAGCACGGCGCGCGGACGACACTGCGGGACGAGGCGGCGCTCGGGCTGCTCGACCGCGTACGGGCCCGCCTGACGGGAGCCGCGGCGGACACACCGGACATGTCGCGTACCCCTGACGCCGACGACCTCGACGGGGCTTTCTGGGGTGCCTGCCACGGTGGGCACCTGGCCACCGCCCGGCTGCTCCTGGAGCGGGGCGCCGCGCTCGACCGGGTCGGGTACGACGGCATGACGCCGCTGGACATCGCCGTCGCGACGGACGACGCCGACGACGTCGCCGCGTGGCTGCGGGAGCAGGGCGCGAGAACGGGCGCGGAGCTGTGA
- a CDS encoding GNAT family N-acetyltransferase: MRRDHVAPGLRVRERAGERDLEACVGVLAQVHESDGYPVNWPSRPGDWLLGAATLGAWVAELDGRVVGHVSLSRSAPDDAAPGLWSERAGVGVEASAVVSRLYVAPTARGHGIGALLARRAVREARTRALHPVLDVVSSDTAAIALYERMGWELLAVVEREWDPGQRVALRCYAGPSDTGSPRSAG, encoded by the coding sequence ATGAGACGAGACCATGTCGCCCCCGGCCTCCGGGTGCGGGAACGTGCCGGTGAGCGTGACCTGGAGGCGTGCGTCGGCGTGCTGGCCCAGGTCCACGAGTCCGACGGCTACCCCGTCAACTGGCCCTCGCGGCCCGGCGACTGGCTGCTCGGAGCCGCCACGCTCGGCGCCTGGGTGGCCGAGCTCGACGGGCGCGTCGTCGGGCACGTGAGCCTGTCCAGGAGCGCGCCGGACGACGCTGCCCCCGGGCTGTGGAGCGAGCGGGCAGGCGTGGGCGTCGAGGCGTCGGCCGTGGTCAGCCGCCTCTACGTGGCGCCGACCGCGCGCGGCCACGGCATCGGCGCGCTGCTGGCGCGGCGCGCCGTGCGGGAGGCGCGGACGCGCGCCCTGCATCCGGTCCTGGACGTGGTGTCCTCCGACACCGCGGCCATCGCGCTGTACGAACGCATGGGCTGGGAGCTGCTGGCCGTCGTCGAGCGGGAGTGGGATCCGGGGCAGCGCGTGGCCCTGCGCTGTTACGCGGGGCCTTCCGACACCGGCAGTCCCCGCAGCGCCGGGTGA
- a CDS encoding ABC-F family ATP-binding cassette domain-containing protein — MITVRGIDVRVGARILLSGASFHIAPGDRVGLVGRNGAGKTTLMKILAGQAAPADGTVTRTGSVGHLAQDPGAADPAVTVIDRVLAARGLDEAVAALRTAEAAMADAADPAAQERAMAAYARADDRFQARGGYAAEAEAARVAAGLGLPERALQRAVGELSGGQRRRVELARILFSRHDTLLLDEPTNHLDADSVGWLRGYLSSYPGGLVLISHDTGLLADTVNRVFHLDPRRAAVDVHNTGWHTYLAQRAADERRRTRERANAERKAASLRAQADKMRSHVATATAAKNMDRRAERMLAGTEPVRRGEKVARIRLPEPAPCGRIPLGAISLTKSYGSQRVLTGIDLAVDRGSRLVVLGLNGAGKTTLLRLLAGRERPDAGRVVAGPGLRLGYFAQEHDTLEGAKTVRQNLAGAAPQLTDGEVRRVLGSFLFGGDDADKPAAVLSGGEKTRLALAGLVHSGANVLLLDEPTNNLDPASRDEVLAAVGTYPGAIVMVTHDEGAIDALRPDRVLLLPDGSEDVWSPDYRELVGLA, encoded by the coding sequence ATGATCACCGTACGAGGCATCGACGTACGCGTCGGCGCCCGGATCCTGCTGTCCGGCGCCTCCTTCCACATCGCCCCCGGCGACCGTGTCGGCCTGGTCGGCCGCAACGGCGCCGGCAAGACCACCCTCATGAAGATCCTCGCGGGGCAGGCGGCCCCCGCCGACGGCACCGTCACGCGCACCGGCTCCGTCGGCCACCTCGCCCAGGACCCGGGCGCCGCCGACCCCGCCGTCACCGTCATCGACCGCGTCCTCGCCGCCCGCGGCCTCGACGAGGCGGTCGCGGCCCTGCGTACCGCCGAGGCCGCCATGGCGGACGCCGCGGACCCGGCCGCTCAGGAGCGGGCCATGGCCGCCTACGCCCGCGCCGACGACCGTTTCCAGGCGCGCGGCGGTTACGCCGCGGAGGCGGAGGCCGCCCGGGTCGCCGCCGGGCTCGGGCTGCCCGAGCGGGCCCTGCAACGGGCCGTCGGTGAGCTGTCGGGCGGTCAGCGGCGTCGCGTGGAGCTGGCCAGGATTCTCTTCTCGCGGCACGACACGCTGCTCCTGGACGAGCCGACCAACCATCTCGACGCCGACTCGGTGGGCTGGCTGCGCGGGTACTTGTCCTCGTATCCCGGCGGTCTCGTGCTCATCAGCCACGACACCGGGCTCCTTGCCGACACCGTGAACCGCGTCTTCCACCTCGACCCCCGGCGGGCCGCCGTCGACGTGCACAACACCGGGTGGCACACCTACCTCGCGCAGCGCGCGGCGGACGAGCGGCGGCGCACCCGTGAGCGCGCCAACGCCGAGCGGAAGGCCGCCTCGCTGCGCGCCCAGGCCGACAAGATGCGCTCCCACGTCGCCACCGCCACCGCCGCGAAGAACATGGACCGGCGTGCCGAACGCATGCTCGCCGGCACGGAGCCGGTGCGGCGCGGCGAGAAGGTCGCGCGCATCCGGCTGCCCGAGCCCGCGCCGTGCGGCCGGATACCGCTCGGCGCTATCAGCCTCACCAAGTCCTACGGCTCCCAGCGCGTCCTCACGGGCATCGACCTGGCCGTCGACCGGGGCAGCCGCCTGGTCGTCCTCGGGCTCAACGGCGCGGGGAAGACCACGCTGCTGCGGCTCCTCGCCGGGCGGGAACGCCCGGACGCGGGGCGCGTCGTGGCGGGGCCCGGGCTGCGGCTCGGCTACTTCGCCCAGGAACACGACACCCTGGAGGGCGCGAAGACCGTACGGCAGAACCTCGCGGGCGCGGCCCCGCAGCTGACCGACGGCGAGGTGCGGCGCGTCCTCGGATCGTTCCTCTTCGGCGGCGACGACGCCGACAAGCCGGCGGCCGTCCTGTCCGGCGGCGAGAAGACGCGCCTCGCGCTGGCCGGGCTCGTCCACTCGGGCGCGAACGTCCTGCTCCTGGACGAGCCCACCAACAACCTCGACCCGGCGTCCAGGGACGAGGTCCTCGCCGCCGTGGGCACGTATCCGGGTGCGATCGTGATGGTCACGCACGACGAGGGCGCCATCGACGCACTGCGCCCGGACCGCGTACTGCTGCTCCCCGACGGCTCCGAGGACGTGTGGAGCCCCGACTACCGGGAGCTGGTCGGCCTGGCCTGA
- a CDS encoding HhH-GPD-type base excision DNA repair protein, with translation MDVTLHIAQQREADELLGRSPLAALVGMLLDQQVPMEWAFAGPYTIATRMNADDLDAHEIADYDPDDFAALLSTKPAVHRYPGSMAKRIQQLCRYLVDHYDGDPTALWQDAATGEELLGRLNDLPGFGKQKAQIFLALLGKQLGVRPKGWREAAGDYGPAEAYRSVADITGPESLHRVRAHKQQLKAAARSRT, from the coding sequence ATGGACGTCACCCTTCACATCGCCCAGCAGCGGGAGGCCGACGAACTCCTCGGCCGCAGTCCGCTGGCCGCGCTGGTCGGGATGCTGCTGGACCAGCAGGTGCCGATGGAGTGGGCGTTCGCGGGCCCGTACACGATCGCCACGCGCATGAACGCCGACGACCTCGACGCCCACGAGATCGCCGATTACGACCCCGATGACTTCGCCGCGCTGCTCTCCACGAAGCCGGCGGTCCATCGCTACCCCGGCTCCATGGCCAAGCGGATCCAGCAGCTGTGCCGGTACCTGGTGGACCACTACGACGGTGACCCCACCGCCCTGTGGCAGGACGCCGCCACCGGGGAGGAACTCCTCGGGCGCCTCAACGACCTGCCCGGCTTCGGCAAGCAGAAGGCGCAGATCTTCCTGGCCCTGCTCGGCAAGCAGCTGGGCGTACGGCCCAAGGGGTGGCGGGAGGCGGCGGGCGACTACGGCCCGGCGGAGGCGTACCGCTCGGTCGCGGACATCACGGGCCCGGAATCCCTGCACCGGGTCCGCGCACACAAACAACAGCTCAAGGCCGCCGCCAGATCCCGCACCTGA
- a CDS encoding type II toxin-antitoxin system VapB family antitoxin has product MIFKRIGNGRPYPDHGRESTRQWADVAPRPVRLDQLVTTKGQLDLETLLAEDSTFYGDLFAHVVKWQGDLYLEDGLHRAVRAALQQRQVLHARVLELD; this is encoded by the coding sequence GTGATCTTCAAGCGCATCGGAAACGGCCGGCCGTACCCCGACCACGGCCGGGAAAGCACCCGGCAGTGGGCGGACGTCGCGCCGCGCCCGGTCCGCCTCGATCAGCTCGTGACGACCAAGGGCCAGCTCGACCTGGAGACGTTGCTCGCCGAGGACTCGACCTTCTACGGCGACCTCTTCGCGCACGTCGTGAAGTGGCAGGGCGACCTCTACCTGGAGGACGGCCTGCACCGCGCGGTGCGCGCGGCGCTCCAGCAGCGCCAGGTGCTCCACGCCCGCGTACTCGAACTGGACTGA
- a CDS encoding LytR C-terminal domain-containing protein: MSMLTPPGMGGKYRITGDKYPRMRRTGGRRRIVLAIIASAAAIGLIGWGTLELIHVFSGTDKASAAGRSARHCDRGGPGTGTKSGTRPAVEAKPLPRPAQITVNVFNATPRGGLAKNTADELKKRGFAIGKVGNATKQYDKKVKGTGILLGAKTAADTALPVLGTQLAGAEHRTDGRTGGEVDLILGTRFKDLAKKEDADKALAALAKPEPTSTPSGEKNC, from the coding sequence ATGAGCATGCTCACTCCCCCCGGCATGGGCGGCAAATACCGCATCACGGGGGACAAATATCCCCGAATGCGCCGCACCGGCGGGCGCCGCAGGATCGTGCTCGCGATCATCGCCTCCGCCGCGGCCATAGGCCTCATCGGCTGGGGCACGCTGGAGCTCATCCACGTCTTCTCCGGCACGGACAAGGCGTCGGCCGCGGGCCGGTCCGCGCGGCACTGCGACCGCGGCGGCCCCGGGACCGGGACCAAGAGCGGGACCAGGCCCGCCGTCGAGGCCAAACCCCTGCCCAGGCCCGCCCAGATCACCGTCAACGTCTTCAACGCCACCCCCCGCGGCGGCCTCGCCAAGAACACCGCGGACGAGCTGAAGAAGCGCGGCTTCGCCATCGGCAAGGTCGGCAACGCGACGAAGCAGTACGACAAGAAGGTCAAGGGCACCGGGATACTGCTCGGCGCGAAGACGGCCGCCGACACCGCGCTCCCCGTCCTCGGCACGCAGCTCGCGGGCGCCGAGCACAGGACGGACGGCCGCACGGGCGGCGAGGTCGACCTGATCCTCGGCACACGGTTCAAGGACCTGGCCAAAAAGGAGGACGCCGACAAGGCCTTGGCGGCACTCGCCAAGCCCGAGCCGACGTCCACACCGTCCGGCGAGAAGAACTGCTGA
- the upp gene encoding uracil phosphoribosyltransferase codes for MRIHVVDHPLVAHKLTTLRDKRTDSPTFRRLADELVTLLAYEATRDVRTEQVDIETPVTRTTGVKLSHPRPLVVPILRAGLGMLDGMVRLLPTAEVGFLGMIRNEETLEASTYATRMPEDLSGRQVYVLDPMLATGGTLVAAIRELIKRGADDVTAVVLLAAPEGVEIMERELAGTPVTVVTASVDERLNEQGYIVPGLGDAGDRMYGTAE; via the coding sequence ATGCGGATCCACGTCGTCGACCACCCGCTGGTGGCGCACAAACTCACCACGCTGCGCGACAAGCGCACCGACTCCCCGACCTTCCGGCGCCTCGCCGACGAGCTGGTCACCCTGCTCGCGTACGAGGCCACCCGGGACGTGCGCACCGAGCAGGTCGACATCGAGACCCCCGTGACGAGGACGACGGGCGTGAAGCTGTCGCACCCGCGTCCGCTGGTCGTGCCGATCCTGCGGGCGGGGCTCGGCATGCTCGACGGCATGGTGCGGCTGCTGCCGACCGCCGAGGTGGGCTTCCTCGGCATGATCCGCAACGAGGAGACCCTGGAGGCCTCCACGTACGCGACGCGCATGCCGGAGGACCTCTCCGGGCGCCAGGTGTACGTCCTCGACCCGATGCTCGCCACGGGCGGCACGCTCGTCGCGGCGATCCGGGAGCTCATCAAGCGCGGCGCCGACGACGTGACCGCCGTGGTGCTGCTGGCCGCCCCCGAGGGCGTCGAGATCATGGAGCGCGAGCTCGCGGGCACGCCGGTGACGGTCGTGACGGCGTCGGTCGACGAGCGGCTCAACGAGCAGGGCTACATCGTGCCCGGCCTCGGCGACGCCGGGGACCGGATGTACGGCACGGCGGAGTAA
- the tadA gene encoding tRNA adenosine(34) deaminase TadA, with translation MRLALAEAELAVRGGDVPVGAVVLSPDGTTVLAAGHNERELTGDPTAHAEVLAIRRAAAELGQWRLTGCTLVVTLEPCTMCAGAIVQSRVDRVVYGARDEKAGAAGSLWDVVRDRRLNHRPEVIHDVLAEEAAGLLTRFFREGHRGR, from the coding sequence ATGCGGCTCGCTCTGGCCGAGGCCGAGCTGGCCGTCCGGGGCGGCGATGTCCCCGTCGGCGCCGTCGTGCTGTCCCCGGACGGCACGACGGTGCTCGCCGCCGGGCACAACGAACGCGAACTGACCGGCGACCCCACCGCGCACGCGGAGGTGCTCGCCATCCGCAGGGCCGCCGCCGAGCTCGGCCAGTGGCGGCTGACCGGCTGCACGCTCGTCGTCACGCTGGAACCCTGCACGATGTGCGCCGGCGCGATCGTGCAGTCCCGTGTGGACCGGGTCGTCTACGGGGCGCGCGACGAAAAGGCCGGAGCCGCCGGCTCGCTCTGGGACGTCGTACGCGACCGCAGGCTCAACCACCGCCCCGAAGTCATCCATGACGTCCTCGCCGAGGAGGCCGCCGGACTCCTCACCCGTTTCTTCCGCGAGGGGCACCGGGGCCGCTGA
- a CDS encoding Dabb family protein, with protein MIRHLVLFKLNDGVRRDEPRVVEGVDAFRALGGQIPELTFWECDWNITDRPIAYDFAINSAVEDTEALKRYLEHPAHQAGVAMWREFATWVIADYEF; from the coding sequence GTGATCCGCCATCTGGTCCTCTTCAAGCTCAACGACGGTGTGCGGCGCGACGAGCCGCGCGTGGTCGAGGGCGTCGACGCCTTCCGCGCGCTCGGCGGGCAGATCCCGGAACTGACGTTCTGGGAGTGCGACTGGAACATCACCGACCGCCCCATCGCGTACGACTTCGCCATCAACTCCGCGGTCGAGGACACCGAGGCGCTGAAGCGGTACCTCGAGCACCCGGCCCACCAGGCGGGCGTCGCCATGTGGCGGGAGTTCGCCACGTGGGTGATCGCCGACTACGAGTTCTGA
- a CDS encoding RNA polymerase sigma factor SigF produces MALTVPASTAPEAPPTKTAPSTGSTRGADTRALTQVLFGQLKDLEPGSPEHGRVRGALIEANLPLVRYAAARFRSRNEPMEDVVQVGTIGLINAIDRFDPDRGVQFPTFAMPTVVGEIKRYFRDNVRTVHVPRRLHELWVQVTGATEDLTTAFGRSPTTAEIAERLRITEEEVLACIEAGRSYHATSLEAAQEGDGLPGLLDRLGYEDPALDGVEHRDLVRHLLVQLPEREQRILLLRYYSNLTQSQISAELGVSQMHVSRLLARSFARLRSANRIEA; encoded by the coding sequence GTGGCGTTGACCGTGCCGGCCAGTACTGCGCCCGAGGCTCCACCCACGAAGACCGCACCGAGCACCGGAAGCACCCGCGGCGCCGACACCCGGGCCCTCACCCAGGTCCTCTTCGGCCAGCTCAAGGACCTGGAGCCGGGCAGCCCCGAGCACGGCCGGGTGCGCGGCGCGCTCATCGAGGCCAACCTGCCCCTCGTGCGGTACGCGGCGGCCCGCTTCCGCAGCCGCAACGAGCCGATGGAGGACGTCGTCCAGGTCGGCACCATCGGGCTGATCAACGCCATCGACCGCTTCGACCCGGACCGCGGGGTGCAGTTCCCGACCTTCGCGATGCCGACCGTCGTCGGTGAGATCAAGCGGTACTTCCGCGACAACGTCCGCACGGTCCACGTGCCGCGGCGGCTGCACGAGCTGTGGGTGCAGGTGACGGGCGCCACCGAGGACCTCACCACCGCCTTCGGGCGCTCCCCCACGACCGCCGAGATCGCCGAGCGGCTGCGCATCACCGAGGAGGAGGTGCTCGCCTGCATCGAGGCCGGCCGCTCGTACCACGCCACGTCACTGGAGGCGGCCCAGGAGGGCGACGGACTGCCCGGCCTGCTCGACCGGCTCGGCTACGAGGATCCCGCGCTCGACGGCGTCGAACACCGCGACCTCGTACGCCATCTCCTCGTCCAACTGCCCGAGCGCGAGCAGCGGATCCTCCTGCTGCGCTACTACAGCAATCTGACGCAGTCACAGATCAGCGCCGAACTGGGCGTTTCCCAGATGCATGTGTCGAGACTGCTCGCCAGGAGCTTCGCGCGACTTCGGTCCGCAAATCGGATCGAGGCGTAA
- a CDS encoding RNA polymerase sigma factor SigF: MSADQGSSKVLTLTLTKGPSESAPDALQSSTAPEAIDTRTLSRSLFLRLAALDQDSPERVYVRDTLIELNLPLVRYAAARFRSRNEPMEDIVQVGTIGLIKAIDRFDCERGVEFPTFAMPTVVGEIKRFFRDTSWSVRVPRRLQELRLALTKTSDELAQRLDRSPTVSELALALGVSEEDVVDGLAVGNAYTASSLDSPAPEDDGGEGSLADRLGYEDTALEGVEYRESLKPLLAKLPPRERRIIMLRFFANMTQSQIGEEVGISQMHVSRLLTRTLAQLRDGLISD; the protein is encoded by the coding sequence ATGTCCGCAGACCAGGGCAGCTCGAAGGTGCTCACGCTCACGCTCACCAAGGGCCCGAGCGAATCCGCGCCCGACGCGCTTCAGAGCTCAACGGCCCCGGAAGCCATCGACACCAGGACCCTGTCCCGCTCCCTGTTCCTGCGGCTCGCCGCACTCGACCAGGACAGCCCCGAGCGTGTCTACGTACGCGACACGCTCATCGAACTCAACCTCCCGCTCGTGCGGTACGCGGCGGCCCGCTTCCGCAGCCGCAACGAACCGATGGAGGACATCGTCCAGGTCGGCACGATCGGCCTGATCAAGGCGATCGACCGTTTCGACTGCGAACGGGGCGTGGAATTCCCGACGTTCGCGATGCCGACCGTGGTCGGCGAGATCAAGCGCTTCTTCCGCGACACCAGTTGGTCGGTGCGAGTCCCGCGCCGCCTCCAGGAGCTGCGGCTCGCGCTGACGAAGACCAGCGACGAGCTCGCCCAGCGGCTCGACCGCTCGCCGACCGTGTCCGAACTCGCCCTCGCGCTCGGGGTGTCGGAGGAGGACGTCGTCGACGGCCTGGCGGTGGGCAACGCCTACACCGCGTCCTCGCTCGACTCCCCGGCCCCGGAGGACGACGGCGGCGAGGGCTCCCTCGCGGACCGGCTCGGGTACGAGGACACGGCCCTGGAGGGCGTCGAGTACCGCGAGTCCCTCAAGCCGCTGCTCGCCAAGCTGCCGCCGCGCGAGCGCCGCATCATCATGCTGCGCTTCTTCGCCAACATGACGCAGTCGCAGATCGGCGAGGAGGTCGGCATCTCGCAGATGCACGTCTCGCGGCTGCTCACGCGGACGCTGGCGCAGTTGCGTGACGGTCTCATCTCGGACTGA